A window of the Streptomyces formicae genome harbors these coding sequences:
- a CDS encoding thiol-disulfide oxidoreductase DCC family protein, giving the protein MGVPVKRLTVLYDAQCSLCVHLRHWLLRQRRLVPLDLVPAASAEARRRFPELDHESTLREITVIGDRGQVYRSTAAWIVCLWALAEYRPKAHWLATPAGAPFARVTVLAAAKYREATTGPAAAAACADGRCELPAPPG; this is encoded by the coding sequence ATGGGGGTACCGGTGAAGCGGCTGACCGTGCTGTACGACGCTCAGTGCTCGCTCTGCGTCCATCTGCGCCACTGGCTGCTGCGGCAGCGCCGGCTCGTCCCGCTCGACCTCGTGCCCGCGGCGTCGGCGGAGGCGCGGCGCCGCTTCCCGGAGCTCGATCACGAGAGCACGCTGCGGGAGATCACCGTGATCGGGGACCGAGGCCAGGTGTACCGGTCCACCGCCGCCTGGATCGTCTGCCTCTGGGCCCTGGCCGAGTACCGGCCCAAGGCCCACTGGCTGGCGACTCCGGCGGGGGCGCCCTTCGCCCGGGTGACCGTGCTCGCCGCCGCCAAGTACCGGGAGGCGACCACGGGACCGGCGGCCGCGGCCGCCTGCGCGGACGGCCGGTGCGAGCTCCCGGCCCCGCCCGGTTAG